One Ailuropoda melanoleuca isolate Jingjing chromosome 14, ASM200744v2, whole genome shotgun sequence DNA segment encodes these proteins:
- the MIF gene encoding macrophage migration inhibitory factor, whose protein sequence is MPMFVVNTNVPRASVPDGLLSELTQQLAQATGKPAQYIAVHVVPDQLMAFGGSSEPCALCSLHSIGKIGGAQNRSYSKLLCGLLAERLRVSPDRIYINYYDMNAANVGWNGSTFA, encoded by the exons ATGCCGATGTTCGTGGTGAACACCAACGTCCCCCGCGCCTCCGTGCCGGACGGGCTCCTTTCCGAGCTCACCCAGCAGCTGGCGCAGGCCACCGGCAAGCCGGCCCAG TACATCGCGGTGCACGTGGTCCCAGACCAGCTCATGGCCTTCGGCGGCTCAAGTGAGCCGTGCGCGCTTTGCAGTCTGCACAGCATCGGCAAGATCGGAGGCGCGCAGAACCGTTCCTACAGCAAGCTGCTGTGCGGCCTGCTGGCCGAGCGCCTGCGCGTCAGCCCGGATCG GATCTACATCAACTACTACGACATGAACGCGGCCAACGTGGGCTGGAACGGCTCCACCTTCGCCTGA